DNA from Halomonas sp. GFAJ-1:
GACTCCTTGTCATCGCATTAATGAGGTAACAGTAGGCTAGTGGTTTAGCTGATGATGCTGCTGCGTTAACAGCTCTTCCTTTTCTGCCTGTTTGCGCAGCTTTTTTCGCAGGGCTGCTTTGTCATAGCGAAGTTTTTGCAGTGATGTTTCCAGCGCTAAAGGCGGTACTTTGGCGGGCTTTCCGTCGGCATTGACCGCCACCATGGTGAGATAGCAGCTATTGGTGTGGCGAATCAGCTTCTGGCGAATATCCTCTGCCACGACTTTAACCCCTACCTCCATAGAGGAGCGCCCTACATGGTTGACGCAGGCTAAAAAGGTCACCAGTTCGCCCACGTGGATAGGCTGCTTAAAAAGTACCTGATCCACGGAAAGTGTGACCACATAGTGACCTGAATAGCGGCTGGCGCAGGCGTAGGCCACTTCATCAAGCTTTTTAAGAATAGCACCGCCATGCACTTTGCCACTGAAATTAGCCATATCCGGCGTCATTAGTACGGTCATGGAGAGTTCATGCTGGCCGGGCAGGGCGCTATGTTCAAGGTTGGGCGTTTCAGACATAGAAAAACCTTACGGGCTGAAAAGGCCCGCCCAATTGGGCGGGCGGTGGATGTGGGCAGGTCCGTTTTAGCTAATCTCTAATCTCTAATCTCTAATCTCTAACCTCTAACCTCTAACCACAGGTGTTAGCACGTCGTGCTTAACATCTAGAACTTACCGTTAAAACTGACAGCAAGATCTGCCAGCAAGAGCTTAGAACCAGACTAAGCCAACGGAAATAATAATGCCGGTAATAAACAGCTGAATCAGGCAGAAGCCCATAATGTCTTTGGCTTTTAAGCCCGCAATCGCCAGTACCGGTAGCGCCCAGAAGGGTTGCAGCAGGTTGGTCCAGGCATCACCCCAGGCAACGGCCATGGCAACACGGGAAATATCGGCCCCTAACGCTTCCGCTGCCGGTAGCATAACCGGTGCTTGTACCGCCCACTGGCCACCACCGGAAGGTACAAACAGGTTAACAATCCCGGCGCTAAGGAACGACCAGAACGGCAGCGAAGTGGCGGTAGCAAAAGAGACTAGCCACTCTGACATGCTTTGTGCCAAACCCGACTGCACCATAATTGCCATAATGCCAGCGTAGAACGGGAACTGAATCACGATACCCGCCCCGCCTTTAATCGCTTCATTTAGGCTGTTAAGCAGGTTTCGTGGCGTACGATGCAGCACAATGGCTAAGAATAAAAACAGGAAGTTGACGATGTTTAGGTTTAAGCCGCCGTCACGTAGTAAGAAGTGGTCAAGCAGGAACAGCAGTCCCGGTACGCCTACTAACAGGGCCAGCGGGATGCTGTTTTCGAGCTTTTCTGCCGGACGGGTAATACGGCCTTGCGTTTCTGGTTCATCGTCGAGCAGCTTGGTATCAATATAAACGCTGTCTTTTTCATCTGGCAGCATCATGCGGTTGACGAGCGGAACCGCGATAAACAAGCAAAGCACAATGGCTAAATTAAAAAAGGCAAAAATGGTGGAGCTAGTGCTTATCACCCCGATCTGGTCAGCGGAGAAGTGGCCCTCGGTCGCGATAGTGAGCGGCACTGAACCGGCTAGACCGCCGTGCCATACCACAAAACCTGAGTACGCACTGGCGACCAGTAAGCGGTAGTCGACGCGAATCACGCGGGCCAACTCTTTCGCAAACAGGGCACCGACCACCAGCCCAAAACCCCAGTTAATCCAGCTGGCAGCAAGCGACACCAGGGTGACTAAGATAATAGCGCCACCCGGGCTTTTTGCGGTGCTGGCAATTTTTTGCAGAAAGCGTTTGATAGGGGGGGAGCTGGCCAGCATAAAGCCTGTCACTAACACCAGCAGCATCTGCATGGAGAAGGTGAGTAGGTTCCAAAAACCGTCGCCCCACATGCGCAGAACGGCCAAGGGTGTCTGGCGCTCTACGGCAATGGCAGCAACCGCTGCGATCAGCGTTAATATCAGTACAAAAATATAGGGGTCAGGCAAATAGCGCTCGACCAGTTTAACCGCTGGCTTGGATATGAATTTTAGCATGGGATGCTCGCTATAATCGTTATTAGGAAGTGCGACGCTAATATACGTGGGCGTGCCGTGTTTTTCATCTCTCGCTGGGCAGCATACACCGGCGCCTAAAATTACGTTAGCGCAGTCAGAGCCGAGCGAGCGTTGCAGGCTTCAACGGTCGCTTAATT
Protein-coding regions in this window:
- a CDS encoding acyl-CoA thioesterase, giving the protein MSETPNLEHSALPGQHELSMTVLMTPDMANFSGKVHGGAILKKLDEVAYACASRYSGHYVVTLSVDQVLFKQPIHVGELVTFLACVNHVGRSSMEVGVKVVAEDIRQKLIRHTNSCYLTMVAVNADGKPAKVPPLALETSLQKLRYDKAALRKKLRKQAEKEELLTQQHHQLNH
- a CDS encoding short-chain fatty acid transporter — translated: MLKFISKPAVKLVERYLPDPYIFVLILTLIAAVAAIAVERQTPLAVLRMWGDGFWNLLTFSMQMLLVLVTGFMLASSPPIKRFLQKIASTAKSPGGAIILVTLVSLAASWINWGFGLVVGALFAKELARVIRVDYRLLVASAYSGFVVWHGGLAGSVPLTIATEGHFSADQIGVISTSSTIFAFFNLAIVLCLFIAVPLVNRMMLPDEKDSVYIDTKLLDDEPETQGRITRPAEKLENSIPLALLVGVPGLLFLLDHFLLRDGGLNLNIVNFLFLFLAIVLHRTPRNLLNSLNEAIKGGAGIVIQFPFYAGIMAIMVQSGLAQSMSEWLVSFATATSLPFWSFLSAGIVNLFVPSGGGQWAVQAPVMLPAAEALGADISRVAMAVAWGDAWTNLLQPFWALPVLAIAGLKAKDIMGFCLIQLFITGIIISVGLVWF